The following coding sequences lie in one Enterococcus sp. 9E7_DIV0242 genomic window:
- a CDS encoding TfoX/Sxy family DNA transformation protein yields the protein MDFEGVPGIGPVTVEKLRKVGITSLEELEEIGSMNAFLMVREMVDKGACLSFLYGLEGAVQKKRSKELSISTKEKLRRFVQSLNQEQ from the coding sequence ATGGATTTTGAAGGTGTTCCCGGAATCGGACCTGTAACAGTAGAAAAATTACGGAAGGTTGGAATCACCTCTCTTGAAGAATTAGAAGAAATTGGTAGTATGAACGCATTTCTGATGGTAAGGGAGATGGTTGATAAAGGCGCGTGTCTTTCATTTCTTTATGGGCTAGAGGGAGCTGTACAGAAAAAGCGAAGCAAAGAGCTTTCTATAAGCACCAAAGAAAAACTGAGACGATTTGTTCAGTCACTAAATCAAGAACAATAG
- a CDS encoding TetR/AcrR family transcriptional regulator, translating to MNREEKKALTKQKILSAATELYSEKGFVEVSIEEISKTAGIGKGTVFLHYGNQDKLMSAVINQLLTTFDEEMTKKNHEINSIEDYLFLHLTVLSHHEDLYFHFITQRLLLAQTVNAAYIGMQAAFSHHFQKSMEKELSLPLDVVFTSWIGMIHYYLENRDLFGGKGVIAANKDKWIMNYLVLLNEGGIKK from the coding sequence ATGAATAGAGAAGAAAAAAAAGCCTTGACGAAACAGAAGATTTTGTCCGCTGCTACAGAGTTATATAGTGAGAAGGGTTTTGTAGAGGTATCGATTGAAGAAATAAGTAAGACTGCCGGTATAGGAAAAGGAACTGTTTTTCTGCACTATGGCAATCAGGATAAGCTGATGAGTGCGGTGATCAATCAGTTGTTGACAACATTTGATGAAGAGATGACCAAGAAGAATCATGAGATCAATAGCATAGAAGACTATCTATTTCTCCATTTGACTGTCTTATCCCATCACGAGGATTTGTATTTTCATTTTATTACGCAACGGCTATTGCTAGCACAAACGGTAAATGCTGCTTATATAGGAATGCAGGCTGCTTTTTCTCATCACTTTCAGAAATCGATGGAAAAAGAATTGTCTTTGCCTTTAGATGTTGTTTTTACAAGCTGGATCGGAATGATTCACTATTACTTGGAGAATCGTGACCTATTTGGCGGAAAAGGTGTTATTGCAGCAAATAAGGATAAATGGATTATGAACTATCTGGTTTTACTAAACGAAGGAGGAATAAAGAAATGA
- a CDS encoding zinc ribbon domain-containing protein: MKQCITCGMPMRKKEEFANHDMTKDYCIHCEKEDGSMPNFSEMVNGMANFIIQTQGLSEAAARKVAVHQLKQLPHWKNAEV, translated from the coding sequence ATGAAACAATGTATTACTTGCGGGATGCCAATGAGAAAGAAAGAAGAATTTGCAAACCACGACATGACGAAGGACTATTGTATTCATTGTGAAAAAGAGGATGGAAGTATGCCTAACTTTAGCGAAATGGTTAATGGAATGGCCAACTTCATCATTCAAACACAAGGGCTTTCTGAGGCAGCAGCTAGAAAAGTAGCCGTTCATCAGCTAAAACAATTGCCTCATTGGAAAAACGCAGAGGTGTGA